Within Mustelus asterias unplaced genomic scaffold, sMusAst1.hap1.1 HAP1_SCAFFOLD_2277, whole genome shotgun sequence, the genomic segment gagaCACGTCCCTGGGTGatatgggcggggagggggcgggtgggagaCACGTCCCTCGgtgacggggggggtgggtgggaaaccCCGGGGGCCCATCAGCTGATGTAGATACGATGGAAATCATTGGCCCCGAAGGCGGCGTTGCACTTTGGACACTTGCGCTGCCGCGTGTCGTAGCGGGTCTTGACGCACTCGAAGCAGAAGACATGGAAACACTTTGTCAGGACGGCATCCTTCTTCCTGGTGTTACAACACGGGCATGTTAGCTTGGCCTgtgtgcggagagagagagaggggagagcgggtCAGCTGGAGTGGAGCAGGCCTCAGATACCCCCGCCGACGGGATTCGGACCCTCGCAACCCGCCGGGATGCggaccccccccgcccaccagaaCTCGGAACCCACCTTGTACTCCTTGATCTCCTCCATGAGGATCTCGTCAGCATCGGAAAACACCTCCACCTTCTTCTGCTTCTCCAACTTCCGTCGCAGCCTGGAAAGGTCCTCCTGCAGTCACCGTCAGAGAGAGGGGTTCAGGccaagagtaacagatacccgggggtgagtgacacactggaatctaatcgaggggtttagggtggtttatatatagaataacagatacccgggagtgagttacagactggaatctaatcgaggggttcgggttggtttatatatagaataacagatacccgggagtgagttacagactggaatctaatcgaggggttcggggtggtttatatagagaataacagatacccgggagtgagttacagactggaatctaatcgaggggttcggggtggtttatatatagaataacagatacccgggagtgagttacagactggaatctaatcgaggggttcggggtggtttatatatagaataacagatacccgggagtgagttacagactggaatctaatcgaggggttcggggtggtttatatagagaataacagatacccgggagtgagttacagactggaatctaatcgaggggttcggggtggtttatatatagaataacagatacccgggagtgagttacagactggaatctaatcgaggggttcggggtggtttatatatagaataacggatacccaggagtgagttacagactggaatctaatcgaggggttcggggtggtttatatatagaataacagatacccgggagtgagttacagactggaatctaatcgaggggttcggggtggtttatatatagaataacagatacccgggagtgagttacagactggaatctaatcgaggggttcagggtggtttatatatagaataacggatacccaggagtgagttacagactggaatctaatcgaggggttcggggtggtttatatatagaataacagatacccgggggtgagttacagactggaatctaatcgaggggttcagggtggtttatatagagaataacagatacccgggagtgagttacagactggaatctaatcgaggggttcggggtggtttatatatagagtaacagatacccgggagtgagttacagactggaatctaatcgaggggttcagggtggtttatatagagaataacagatacccgggagtgagttacagactggaatctaatcgaggggttcggggtggtttatatatcgaataacagatacccgggagtgagttacagactggaatctaatcgaggggttcagggtggtttatatatagaataacagatacccgggagtgagttacagactggaatctaatcgcggggttcggggtggtttatatatagaataacagatacccgggagtgagttacagactggaatctaatcgaggggttcagggtggtttatatatagaataacagatacccgggagtgagttacagactggaatctaatcgaggggttcggggtggtttatatatagaataacagatacccgggagtgagttacagactggaatctaatcgaggggttcagggtggtttatatatagaataacagatacccgggagtgagttacagactggaatctaatcgaggggttcggggtggtttatatatagaataacagatacccgggagtgagttacagactggaatctaatcgaggggttcagggtggtttataaatagaataacagatacccgggagtgagttacagactggaatcttatcgaggggttcggggtggtttatatatagaataacagatacccgggagtgagttacagactggaatctaatcgaggggtttagggtggtttatatatagaataacagatacccgggagtgagttacagactggaatctaatcgaggggttcggggtggtttatatatagaataacagatacccgggagtgagttacagactggaatctaatcgaggggtttagggtggtttatatatagaataacagatacccgggagtgagttacagactggaatctaatcgaggggttcggggtggtttatatatagaataacagatacccgggagtgagttacagactggaatctaatcgaggggttcggggtggattatagagagaataacagatacccgggagtgagttacagactggaatctaatcgaggggttcggggtggtttatatatagaataacagatacccgggagtgagttacagactggaatctaatcgaggggttcggggtggtttatatatagaataacagatacccgggagtgagttacagactggaatctaatcgaggggttcggggtggtttatatacagaataacagatacccgggagtgagttacagactggaatctaatcgaggggatcggggtggtttatatgtagaataacagatacccgggagtgagttacagactggaatctaatcgaggggttcagggtggtttatatatagaataacagatacccgggagtgagttacagactggaatctaatcgaggggttcggggtggtttatatatagaataacagatacccgggagtgagttacagactggaatctaatcgaggggttcgggttggtttatatatcgaataacagatacccgggagtgagttacagactggaatctaatcgaggggttcagggtggtttatatatagaataacagatacccgggagtgagttacagactggaatctaatcgaggggttcagggtggtttatatatagaataacagatacccgggagtgagttacagactggaatctaatcgaggggttcggggtggtttatatacagaataacagatacccgggagtgagttacagactggaatctaatcgaggggttcagggtggtttatatatagaataacagatacccgggagtgagttacagactggaatctaatcgaggggttcggggtggtttatatacagaataacagatacccgggagtgagttaccgactggaatctaatggaggggttcgggttggtttatatatcgaataacagatacccgggagtgagttacagactggaatctaatcgaggggttcggggtggtttatatatagaataacagatacccgggagtgagttacacactggaatctaatcgaggggttcagggtggtttatatatagaataacagatacccgggagtgagttacagactggaatctaatcgaggggttcggggtggtttatatacagaataacagatacccgggagtgagttacagactggaatctaatcgaggggttcgggttggtttatatatagaataacagatacccgggagtgagttacagactggaatctaatcgatgggttcagggtggtttatatatagaataacagatacccgggagtgagttacagactggaatctaatcgaggggttcgggctggtttatatatagaatcacagatacccgggagtgagttacagacaggaatctaatcgaggggttcggggtggtttatatatagaataacagatacccgggagtgagttacagactggaatctaatcgaggggttcgggctggtttatatatagaatcacagatacccgggagtgagttacagactggaatcgaatcgaggggttcggggtggtttatatatagaataacagatacccgggagtgagttacagactggaatctaatcgaggggttcagggtggtttataaatagaataacagatacccgggagtgagttacagactggaatctaatcgaggggttcagggtggtttatatatagaataacaaatacctgggagtgagttacagactggaatctaatcgaggggttcggggtggtttatatatagaataacagatacccgggagtgagttacagactggaatctaatcgagggtttcggggtggttaattagatacccgggagtgagttacagactggaaactaatcgagggtttcggggtggtttatatatagaataacagatacccgggagtgagttaccgactggaatctaatcgaggggttcggggtggtttctatatagaataacagatacccgggagtgaattacagactggaatctaatcgaggggttcggggtggtttatatatagaataacagatacccgggagtgagttacagactggaatctaatcgaggggttcggggtggtttatagagagaataacagatacccgggagtgagttacagactggaaactaatcgagggtttcggggtggtttatatatagaataacaaatacctgggagtgagttacagactggaatctaatcgaggggttcggggtggtttatatatagaataacagatacccgggagtgagttacagactggaaactaatcgagggtttcggggtggtttatatatagaataacagatacccgggagtgagttacagactggaatctaatcgaggggttcggggtggtttatatatagaataacagatacccgggagtgagttacagactggaatctaatcgaggggtttggggtggtttatatatagaataacagatacccgggagtgagttacagactggaatctaatcgaggggttcggggtggtttatatatagaataacagatacccgggagggagttacagactggaatctaatcgaggggtttggggtggtttatatattgaataacaggtacccgggagtgagttacagactggaatctaatcgaagggttcagggtgttttatatatagaataacagatacccgggagtgagttacagactggaatcgaattgaggggttcgggatggtttatatatagaatcacagatacccgggagtgagttacagactggaatctaatcgaggggttcggggtggttaatatatatagaataacagatacccgggagtgaattacagactggaatctaatcgaggggttcggggtggtttatatatagaataacagatacccgggagtgagttacagactggaatctaattgagggatacggggtggtttatagattgaataacagatacccgggagtgagttagagactggaatctaatcgaggggttcagtgtgttttatatatagaataacaaatacccggaagtgagttacggactggaatctaatcgaggtgttcggggtggtttatatatcgaataacagatacccgggagtgagttacagactggaatctaatcgaggggttcggggtggtttatatatagaataacagatacccggaagtgagttatagactggaatctaatcgaggggttcagggtgttttatatatagaataacagatacccggaagtgagttacagactggaatctaatcgaggtgttcggggtggtttatatacagaataacagatacccgggagtgagttacagactggaatctaatcgaggggttcggggtggtttatatatggaataacagatacccgggagtgagtgacagactggaaactaatcgagggtttcggggtggtttatatatagaataacagatacccgggagtgagttacagactggaatctaatcgaggggttcggggtggtttatagatagaataacagatacccaggagtgagttacagactggaatctaatcgaggggttcggggtggttaatatatatagaataacagatacccgggagtgaattacagactggaatctaatcgaggggttcggggtggtttatatatagaataacagatacccgggagtgagttacagactggaatctaattgagggatacggggtggtttatagattgaataacagatacccgggagtgagttagagactggaatctaatcgaggggttcagggtgttttatatatagaataacaaatacccggaagtgagttacggactggaatctaatcgaggtgttcggggtggtttatatatcgaataacagatacccgggagtgagttacagactggaatctaatcgaggggttcggggtggtttatatatagaataacagatacccggaagtgagttatagactggaatctaatcgaggggttcagggtgttttatatatagaataacagatacccggaagtgagttacagactggaatctaatcgaggtgttcggggtggtttatatacagaataacagatacccgggagtgagttacagactggaatctaatcgaggggttcggggtggtttatatatggaataacagatacccgggagtgagtgacagactggaaactaatcgagggtttcggggtggtttatatatagaataacagatacccgggagtgagttacagactggaatctaatcgaggggttcggggtggtttatagatagaataacagatacccaggagtgagttacagactggaatctaatcgaggggttcagggtgttttatatatagaataacagatacccgggagtgagttacagactggaatctaatcgaggtgttcagggtggtttatatatagaataacagatacccgggagtgagttacagactggaatcgaatcgaggggtcggggtggtttatatacagaataacagatacccgggagtgagttacagactggaatctaatcgaggggtttggggtggtttatatatagaataacagctccccgggagtgagttacagactggaatctaatcgaggggttcggtgtttAATTACCTGTGCGCGTTTGAGGTTGAAGGATTCTTTCTCCTTGGCCGATCGGTTATCAGACATGGCTGCCTGGATTTCCTTTAGTTTGCTCTGTGTGTGTTCCAGTTGTACTTTCAGATCCTCCGCCAACTGGGCAGCTTCGACTGCCTGCAGACGAAAGAATGGACAGTGTAtccaacgcactgtgacacccggtcccagagggggaaaggacagtgtatctaacgcactgtgacacccggccccagagggggaaaggacagtgtatctaacgcacagtgacacccggtcccagagggggaaaggacagtgtatctaacgcactgtgacacccggtcccagagggggaaaggacagtgtatctaacgcactgtgacacccggtcccagaggggggaaaggacagtgtatctaacgcactgtgacacccggtcccagagggggaaaggacagtgtatctaacgcgctGTGACACCCggccccagagggggaaaggacagtgtatctaacgcacagtgacacccggtcccagagggggaaaggacagtgtatctaacgcactgtgacacccggtcccagagggggaaaggacagtgtatctaacgcactgtgacacccggtcccagaggggggaaaggacagtgtatctaacgcactgtgacacccggtcccagagggggaaaggacagtgtatctaacgcgctGTGACACCCggccccagagggggaaaggacagtgtatctaacgcactgtgacacccggtcccagagggggaaaggacagtgtatctaacgcacagtgacacccggtcccagagggggaaaggacagtgtatctaacgcactgtgacacccggtcccagagggggaaaggacagtgtatctaacgcagtgtcacacccggtcccagaggggaaaaggacagtgtatctaacgcgctGTGACACCCggccccagagggggaaaggacagtgtatctaacgcactgtgacacccggtcccagagggggaaaggacagtgtatctaacgcactgtgacacccggtcccagagggggaaaggacagtgtatctaacgcactgtgacacccggtcccagagggggaaaggacagtgtatctaacgcactgtgacacccggtcccagagggggaaaggacagtgtatctaacgcactgtgacacccggtcccagagggggaaaggacagtgtatctaacgcactgtgacacccggtcccagagggggaaaggacagtgtatctaacgcactgtgacacccggtcccagagggggaaaggacagtgtatctaacgcactgtgacacccggtcccagagggggaaaggacagtgtatctaacgcactgtgacacccggtcccagagggggaaaggacagtgtatctaacgcactgtgacacccggtcccagagggggaagggacaGTGTATACATTACCTTCCTCTTGTTCAGTTCCAGTGCCTGGCTTCTCAGCGTTAATTCTTTTTCCACCATGGCCAGGTttgtctgaagggcctgttctttctCCTCCAGTTTTTGAACCACCAGGAGTTGTGTATCCacctgcaggggggggggggggggaggaggagacacaAGGGGAGAGGCCTGTAACTGGACGGGAAAGGGCTGGGGGATAG encodes:
- the LOC144489528 gene encoding E3 ubiquitin-protein ligase BRE1B-like; the protein is MVEKELTLRSQALELNKRKAVEAAQLAEDLKVQLEHTQSKLKEIQAAMSDNRSAKEKESFNLKRAQEDLSRLRRKLEKQKKVEVFSDADEILMEEIKEYKAKLTCPCCNTRKKDAVLTKCFHVFCFECVKTRYDTRQRKCPKCNAAFGANDFHRIYIS